One Actinomadura viridis genomic region harbors:
- a CDS encoding fatty acyl-AMP ligase, producing the protein MALGSLLPELQPGGSGRTPLIERVARWAQEKPDAPAFTFVDYSLDPAGVETTLTWAEAERRARATAARLRLAADPGERVALLLPQTLEYMVTMLGSMYAHLVAVPLFSPDLPGHADRLIGAYRDSEPAVIVTSRDALPHVEKFLADHDVPRPREIVFADEIDLGLAGTWRDEPIGFDELAYLQYTSGSTRSPAGVRITHGNVTANAAQLWAGWAPERPDPELVSWLPLFHDMGLIATMALPMVNGDHAIYTDPVSFIMNPMRWVRLIASRPGRNVYTAGPNFAYEYVASMATPESLAGLDLGGLVTCLNGAEPIRPATLAAFAGAFAGAGLRPGAQAPGYGLAEATVFVTAAAEDTPPKVVKVDRDALTEGVLRVSGASAAAERVSELVSCGRPVGQLVAIVDPETRTERPDGRVGEIWVHGPNTALGYWRNSERSQETFAGELAEPGGLPAGPWMKTGDYGAVHEGELYVTGRIKDLIIVDGRNHYPQDVELTTQEAHPAVRPDHVAAFAVPGEDTELLVVVAERNRRVPLARLDLEEVESAVRAAVTVEHEMSVHAFVMVEPGAVSRTSSGKVARAATRRNYLDGVLPTSARRLAGRG; encoded by the coding sequence ATGGCACTGGGCTCATTGCTTCCCGAACTCCAGCCCGGCGGCTCGGGCCGTACCCCGCTGATCGAGCGGGTCGCCCGGTGGGCACAGGAGAAACCGGACGCGCCCGCCTTCACCTTCGTCGACTACTCGCTGGACCCGGCCGGGGTGGAGACCACCCTGACCTGGGCGGAGGCCGAGCGGCGGGCGCGGGCCACGGCGGCGCGGCTGCGGCTGGCGGCCGATCCCGGGGAGCGGGTGGCGCTGCTGCTGCCCCAGACGCTCGAGTACATGGTGACGATGCTGGGCTCGATGTACGCCCACCTGGTCGCGGTGCCGCTGTTCTCCCCGGACCTTCCGGGGCACGCCGACCGGCTGATCGGCGCGTACCGGGACTCGGAGCCGGCCGTCATCGTCACCTCCCGCGACGCGCTGCCGCACGTGGAGAAGTTCCTGGCCGACCATGACGTGCCGCGGCCCCGGGAGATCGTCTTCGCCGACGAGATCGACCTGGGCCTGGCCGGGACCTGGCGGGACGAGCCGATCGGCTTCGACGAGCTGGCCTACCTCCAGTACACCTCGGGTTCGACCCGCAGCCCGGCCGGGGTGCGGATCACCCACGGCAACGTCACGGCGAACGCGGCGCAGCTGTGGGCGGGCTGGGCGCCGGAGCGGCCGGATCCGGAGCTGGTGAGCTGGCTGCCGCTGTTCCACGACATGGGGCTGATCGCCACGATGGCGCTGCCGATGGTGAACGGCGACCACGCGATCTACACCGACCCGGTGTCGTTCATCATGAACCCGATGCGCTGGGTGCGGCTGATCGCGTCGCGGCCCGGCCGGAACGTCTACACGGCGGGTCCGAACTTCGCCTACGAGTACGTCGCGTCCATGGCCACGCCCGAGAGCCTGGCCGGGCTCGACCTCGGCGGCCTGGTCACCTGCCTGAACGGGGCCGAGCCGATCCGCCCGGCGACGCTGGCGGCCTTCGCCGGGGCGTTCGCGGGCGCGGGGCTGCGGCCGGGCGCGCAGGCGCCGGGGTACGGGCTGGCCGAGGCGACGGTCTTCGTGACCGCCGCGGCCGAGGACACCCCGCCCAAGGTCGTCAAGGTGGACCGGGACGCGCTGACCGAGGGCGTGCTGCGGGTGTCCGGGGCGTCCGCCGCCGCCGAACGGGTCAGCGAGCTGGTCTCGTGCGGGCGGCCGGTCGGGCAGCTGGTCGCGATCGTCGATCCGGAGACCCGGACCGAGCGCCCCGACGGCCGGGTCGGCGAGATCTGGGTGCACGGCCCTAACACCGCGCTCGGCTACTGGCGCAACTCCGAGCGCAGCCAGGAGACCTTCGCCGGTGAGCTGGCCGAGCCCGGCGGGCTGCCCGCGGGGCCCTGGATGAAGACCGGCGACTACGGCGCGGTCCACGAGGGCGAGCTGTACGTCACGGGCCGGATCAAGGACCTGATCATCGTCGACGGCCGCAACCACTACCCGCAGGACGTCGAGCTGACCACCCAGGAGGCGCATCCGGCGGTCCGGCCCGACCACGTGGCCGCCTTCGCGGTGCCGGGCGAGGACACCGAGCTGCTGGTGGTGGTCGCCGAGCGCAACCGCCGGGTCCCGCTGGCCCGGCTCGACCTGGAGGAGGTCGAGTCGGCGGTGCGCGCGGCCGTCACCGTCGAGCACGAGATGAGCGTGCACGCGTTCGTGATGGTCGAACCGGGCGCGGTGTCCCGTACCTCCAGCGGCAAGGTCGCCCGCGCCGCGACCCGCCGGAACTACCTGGACGGCGTCCTGCCGACCAGCGCGCGACGGCTCGCCGGGCGAGGCTGA
- a CDS encoding MMPL family transporter yields MTVGAGAWGLGVFAKFSQGGFEDPKASSTLVAKLGAGYFGSTNPDVLVLYSSDTLTVDDPRYMGAVITTVARLPKDRVAEVISYWSFDAKDAAPFASRDRHKTFVSLKLEGKDDATKLASYEAIKERLEAPGLTVRLGGNIPLGVEFGEQVVADIIRAETITALPLLALLIILFGALVASLLPQVVALFSIVGGLAVLHAVTYLTDVTSFALEVVTMMGVGLAIDYSLFIVSRFREELARGMDAAGLPPGKPWKRVEDRERRAAEKRAYRQALDPVRQAALARTMSTAGRTIVVSGVTVSAALAGLLLFPQMFLRTIGLAGIATVMVAVFGATVLLPTLLALLGTKVEGGRMPWRRPGAKRARRDPDSGFWFRLGHSVMKHPVPYFAVVLVILGVLFGPFLNVQFSSVDARVLPKDSPTRAVVETVKREFPNGSAEPIDVVISGDLIPRDWRPARQGDNIPPYLEDFREKLAAAPGVTDAKFTGYSGTYGGVRISVTHEYEPMSSQAQDLVRDIRAMTLSKDGFPMHIDVGGSTAGQMDLMASLMRTLPLMAITVGIATFVLLFMFFGSVVLPIKAIVMNVLSIGASFGAIVWGFQYGHLAGVLDFTPTGGVEATSMILILAVVFGLSMDYEVFLLSRIREEWDRTHDNRAAVAIGMQRTGSIITSAALLFLVVIGAFSMAGITVVKLIGVGMFVAVVVDALLVRSLLVPATMRFMGAANWWLPRPLAGLHARMDLRERDDLPGAPRPAAAPLDAPARPATAPRTQSHGPALPGIAPAGPPVPAGPSVPAGPPVLVGAEVPPAPFAIRWEQAPDEAPDEASAPRPRYANGRGVSGAERLVTGAERPEVARPFPRAAHAPQDPRAAPEPALPAPPRPPGRPPTSEDASGPPAGTAPGAPWAPWANGPPRPRPRRDIRIKREIVPTPDGSGWRWRDSGG; encoded by the coding sequence ATGACCGTCGGTGCCGGGGCCTGGGGCCTGGGCGTGTTCGCCAAGTTCAGCCAGGGCGGGTTCGAGGATCCCAAGGCGTCGTCCACGCTGGTGGCCAAGCTGGGCGCCGGATACTTCGGCAGCACCAACCCCGACGTCCTGGTGCTCTACAGCAGCGACACCCTGACCGTGGACGACCCGCGCTACATGGGCGCGGTGATCACCACGGTGGCGCGGCTGCCCAAGGACCGGGTCGCCGAGGTGATCTCCTACTGGTCGTTCGACGCCAAGGACGCGGCGCCGTTCGCCAGCCGCGACCGGCACAAGACGTTCGTGTCGCTGAAGCTGGAGGGCAAGGACGACGCCACCAAGCTGGCGAGCTACGAGGCGATCAAGGAGCGTCTGGAGGCGCCGGGGCTGACCGTCCGGCTGGGCGGCAACATCCCGCTGGGGGTGGAGTTCGGCGAGCAGGTCGTGGCCGACATCATCCGCGCCGAGACCATCACCGCGCTGCCGCTGCTGGCCCTGCTGATCATCCTGTTCGGGGCGCTGGTGGCCTCGCTGCTCCCGCAGGTGGTGGCGCTGTTCTCCATCGTCGGCGGCCTGGCGGTGCTGCACGCGGTCACCTATCTCACCGACGTGACCTCGTTCGCCCTCGAGGTCGTGACGATGATGGGCGTCGGCCTGGCGATCGACTACTCGCTGTTCATCGTCAGCCGGTTCCGGGAGGAACTGGCGCGGGGCATGGACGCCGCGGGCCTGCCGCCGGGCAAACCGTGGAAGCGCGTGGAGGACCGCGAACGCCGCGCCGCCGAGAAGAGGGCGTACCGGCAGGCGCTGGACCCGGTGCGGCAGGCCGCGCTGGCCCGCACCATGAGCACCGCCGGGCGGACGATCGTCGTCTCGGGCGTCACGGTGTCGGCCGCGCTCGCCGGCCTGCTGCTCTTCCCGCAGATGTTCCTGCGCACCATCGGCCTGGCCGGGATCGCCACCGTGATGGTCGCGGTCTTCGGCGCGACCGTGCTGCTGCCCACGCTGCTGGCGCTCCTCGGCACCAAGGTCGAGGGCGGCCGGATGCCGTGGCGGCGGCCGGGCGCCAAGCGGGCGCGGCGCGACCCGGACAGCGGCTTCTGGTTCCGCCTCGGTCACAGCGTGATGAAGCACCCGGTGCCGTACTTCGCGGTGGTCCTGGTCATCCTGGGCGTGCTGTTCGGTCCGTTCCTGAACGTGCAGTTCAGCAGCGTGGACGCGCGGGTCCTCCCCAAGGACAGCCCGACCCGGGCCGTGGTGGAGACGGTCAAGCGGGAGTTCCCCAACGGGTCGGCCGAGCCGATCGACGTCGTGATCTCCGGCGACCTCATCCCGCGCGACTGGCGGCCGGCCCGCCAGGGTGACAACATCCCGCCGTACCTGGAGGACTTCCGCGAGAAGCTGGCCGCGGCGCCGGGGGTGACCGACGCCAAGTTCACCGGCTACTCCGGTACGTACGGGGGCGTGCGGATCTCGGTCACGCACGAGTACGAGCCGATGTCGTCGCAGGCGCAGGACCTCGTCCGCGACATCCGCGCGATGACCCTGTCCAAGGACGGCTTCCCGATGCACATCGACGTCGGGGGGAGCACGGCCGGGCAGATGGACCTGATGGCCAGCCTGATGCGGACGCTGCCGCTGATGGCGATCACGGTCGGGATCGCGACGTTCGTCCTGCTGTTCATGTTCTTCGGGTCGGTGGTGCTGCCGATCAAGGCGATCGTGATGAACGTGCTGTCCATCGGGGCCTCGTTCGGCGCGATCGTGTGGGGCTTCCAGTACGGGCACCTGGCCGGGGTGCTGGACTTCACCCCGACCGGCGGGGTCGAGGCGACCAGCATGATCCTCATCCTGGCGGTGGTGTTCGGGCTGTCGATGGACTACGAGGTCTTCCTGCTCAGCCGGATCCGCGAGGAGTGGGACCGCACCCACGACAACCGGGCCGCGGTGGCGATCGGCATGCAGCGCACCGGCAGCATCATCACCAGCGCCGCGCTGCTGTTCCTCGTGGTCATCGGCGCGTTCAGCATGGCCGGGATCACGGTCGTGAAGCTGATCGGCGTGGGCATGTTCGTCGCGGTCGTGGTGGACGCGCTGCTGGTGCGCTCGCTGCTCGTCCCGGCCACGATGCGGTTCATGGGCGCGGCCAACTGGTGGCTGCCCCGCCCGCTCGCCGGCCTGCACGCGCGGATGGACCTGCGGGAACGCGACGACCTTCCCGGGGCGCCGCGACCGGCCGCCGCCCCGCTGGACGCCCCGGCCAGGCCCGCCACCGCACCGCGCACGCAGTCCCACGGCCCGGCCCTGCCCGGGATCGCGCCGGCGGGACCGCCCGTCCCTGCGGGACCGTCCGTACCGGCTGGGCCGCCCGTCCTGGTGGGGGCCGAGGTGCCTCCGGCGCCGTTCGCGATCCGCTGGGAGCAGGCGCCGGACGAGGCGCCCGACGAGGCGTCCGCCCCCCGGCCGCGTTACGCGAACGGCCGAGGCGTCTCGGGTGCGGAACGGCTCGTTACAGGCGCGGAACGGCCGGAAGTGGCCCGGCCCTTCCCTCGGGCCGCCCACGCACCCCAGGACCCGCGCGCGGCCCCGGAACCCGCCCTTCCGGCGCCCCCGCGACCGCCCGGACGTCCGCCGACCTCGGAGGACGCGTCCGGGCCGCCCGCCGGTACCGCTCCCGGGGCTCCCTGGGCGCCCTGGGCGAACGGGCCGCCGCGTCCGCGACCCCGCCGAGACATCCGTATCAAACGTGAGATAGTTCCCACTCCAGACGGTTCCGGGTGGCGCTGGAGGGACAGTGGAGGTTAA
- a CDS encoding alpha/beta hydrolase gives MSVDSRRRVARRSGAVTAAVVMGTAALPLTAIPAAASAGFKKADTGARITAYKWLNKGKTAFDFTVQSPSLGASQNVRVLLPKGWKYNSNQSWPVVYVYHGGNDNYTSWTRGNRTSIEALSRKWGVMVVMPEGANGSYTNWWNGGRGGKPRWEDFHLREVRQLVERNYHAGGSRAAMGISSGAQGACTYAGRAPGMFRYAACFSGILSMSSPGIPSLLMYTNSGNGNDPYAIWGLPWIDKANWDAHDPIALLPRMKGTRLYVSAGTTGQRGPLDPPNIAPWDIGYLSERAIGPTVQQFADRAKKLGVPITAHVYGNGRHSWPYWNREMNTAWPSMMKALGAKRVA, from the coding sequence ATGTCAGTTGATTCACGCCGCCGCGTCGCCCGGCGGTCCGGAGCGGTGACGGCCGCGGTCGTCATGGGTACGGCGGCGCTGCCGCTGACCGCGATCCCGGCCGCCGCGTCCGCCGGGTTCAAGAAGGCCGACACCGGCGCCCGCATCACCGCCTACAAGTGGCTGAACAAGGGCAAGACCGCGTTCGACTTCACCGTGCAGTCACCCTCCCTGGGGGCGTCCCAGAACGTGCGGGTGCTGCTGCCCAAGGGGTGGAAGTACAACTCCAACCAGAGCTGGCCGGTCGTGTACGTCTACCACGGGGGCAACGACAACTACACGTCGTGGACCCGCGGCAACCGCACCAGCATCGAGGCGCTGTCGCGCAAGTGGGGCGTCATGGTGGTGATGCCCGAGGGCGCCAACGGCTCGTACACCAACTGGTGGAACGGCGGCCGGGGCGGCAAGCCGCGCTGGGAGGACTTCCACCTGCGCGAGGTGCGCCAGCTCGTCGAGCGCAACTACCACGCGGGCGGGTCCCGGGCCGCGATGGGCATCTCCTCCGGAGCCCAGGGCGCCTGCACCTACGCGGGCAGGGCGCCGGGCATGTTCCGGTACGCGGCCTGCTTCAGCGGCATCCTGTCGATGAGCTCCCCGGGCATCCCCTCGCTGCTGATGTACACCAACAGCGGTAACGGCAACGACCCGTACGCCATCTGGGGCCTGCCCTGGATCGACAAGGCGAACTGGGACGCGCACGACCCCATCGCCCTCCTCCCCAGGATGAAGGGGACGCGCCTCTACGTCTCCGCCGGTACGACGGGGCAGCGGGGCCCGCTGGACCCGCCGAACATCGCCCCCTGGGACATCGGCTACCTGAGCGAGCGCGCGATCGGCCCGACCGTCCAGCAGTTCGCCGACCGGGCCAAGAAGCTCGGCGTCCCCATCACCGCGCACGTCTACGGCAACGGCCGGCACTCCTGGCCGTACTGGAACCGCGAGATGAACACCGCCTGGCCGTCGATGATGAAGGCCCTCGGCGCCAAGCGCGTCGCCTGA
- a CDS encoding glycosyltransferase yields MSRRVVIIAAGSRGDIQPCVALAQGLVARGDDVRLVASGRYAPMVGTAATAAARKDGGTGRGGMELAPLTADPTEILDSEAGQELLAGGRNPIRFLGGFRRILGPMAERLLAECLDACKGADLVLGPTLGLLPRHLGEYLGVPWALVHFQPSQPTGAFPHPFVPRSRALGPWGNRAGFLAVDQIAWQLSRPFINPWRRDVLGLPPLPLRGPMHDARRTGRPVLACFSPSVVPAPRDWPPYVHLTGYWFLDEPDWEPPPALAAFLDAGPPPVYVGFGSMRPEDPEATARVVRSALREAGVRGVVQSDPETSDDDVLAVRDVPHAWLFPRMAAVVHHGGAGTTAAGLRAGVPTVVCPFFGDQPYWGERVAALKAGPVPLPFRELTAPRLADAVRQAVRTPEMAERAAALGRHISAEDGVTRACEVLAKIA; encoded by the coding sequence GTGAGCCGCAGAGTCGTCATCATCGCCGCGGGCTCGCGCGGCGACATCCAGCCCTGCGTCGCGCTCGCCCAGGGCCTCGTGGCCCGGGGCGACGACGTACGGCTGGTCGCCAGCGGCCGGTACGCCCCCATGGTCGGGACGGCGGCCACGGCGGCGGCACGGAAGGACGGCGGGACGGGACGCGGCGGCATGGAACTCGCGCCCCTCACGGCCGACCCCACCGAGATCCTCGACTCCGAGGCGGGGCAGGAGCTGCTGGCCGGGGGCCGCAACCCGATCCGGTTCCTGGGCGGGTTCAGGCGGATCCTCGGGCCCATGGCCGAACGCCTCCTGGCCGAATGCCTGGACGCGTGCAAGGGCGCCGACCTCGTCCTCGGCCCCACCCTGGGCCTGCTCCCCCGGCATCTCGGCGAGTACCTCGGCGTTCCCTGGGCCCTCGTCCACTTCCAGCCGAGCCAGCCCACCGGCGCGTTCCCGCATCCGTTCGTCCCGCGGAGCAGGGCGCTGGGGCCGTGGGGCAACCGGGCCGGGTTCCTGGCCGTGGACCAGATCGCCTGGCAGCTGTCCCGGCCGTTCATCAACCCTTGGCGGCGCGACGTGCTGGGCCTGCCGCCGCTCCCGCTGCGCGGCCCGATGCACGACGCCCGCCGTACGGGACGTCCCGTCCTGGCCTGCTTCAGCCCCTCGGTGGTCCCCGCCCCCCGCGACTGGCCGCCGTACGTGCACCTCACCGGCTACTGGTTCCTGGACGAGCCGGACTGGGAGCCGCCGCCCGCGCTGGCCGCCTTCCTGGACGCGGGCCCACCCCCCGTGTACGTGGGCTTCGGCAGCATGCGCCCGGAGGACCCGGAGGCGACCGCCCGGGTCGTGCGCTCGGCGCTGCGGGAGGCCGGGGTGCGGGGCGTCGTCCAGAGCGACCCCGAGACCTCTGACGACGACGTGCTCGCCGTACGGGACGTGCCCCACGCGTGGTTGTTCCCGCGCATGGCGGCGGTGGTGCATCACGGCGGCGCGGGAACGACCGCGGCAGGGCTGCGCGCGGGCGTGCCCACGGTCGTCTGCCCGTTCTTCGGCGACCAGCCGTATTGGGGGGAACGGGTGGCCGCTCTCAAGGCAGGCCCTGTGCCTCTGCCGTTCCGGGAGCTGACCGCCCCCAGGCTCGCGGACGCCGTACGGCAGGCCGTGCGGACGCCGGAGATGGCCGAACGCGCCGCCGCGCTAGGACGCCACATCTCCGCGGAGGACGGTGTCACGCGCGCTTGCGAAGTGCTCGCGAAAATTGCCTGA
- a CDS encoding MFS transporter — protein MTRGRYRWALAVVAISAFMITMDNTVVANALPTMIRDLGMSNAAKDWVATGYILMFSCLMIAGGRLTDVYGCRVTFTSGMAVFTGASAVCGMAPDEAVLILGRIVQGAGAALALPATLVMVTVGRTDKQRSLGTIVWVGAASGATALGPTIGGIIVSHWPWGWIFLINIPAGILVILLGLVVLTSKSGNTAARVDLPGVLISATMLFALAYGMEAGRRHGWLDPSVLSVFALAAIALLCFVMVESWAPEPMMNLRFFRNRVFVGGLLSQMLWGIGFNGMVFYSATFLQRYLGFTPPEAGLVMLPSAVAVMLATPLSFWVAARAGPRVTVGGGMAAMAFGMVLFSMLRRDDGFADLMPGVLIVGLGAAMCMPLAMYVLKSVPEDQAGVASGILNVIREVSGAFGIAIVGLLIHEVPPEGADAATLETFRSGTAAGLVIGASLVLVGGLISAMTLPSRRGWFGPKHGRQGRRRPAATPRPATAVPAPAVPTVPAPAVPAVPAVPAVPATSASGTGSSAPWPVAVPVPAGAAVAGEAAGDTGGDGEPFLAAPHPEPPGPRATPWDGLAITTTGLVYTGPPRYPSQPSPRDTRPEPINGPAPVAEPGGGDGANGNGGPARRFPPPPQGWYQPYVPDEPAPGQPGPAPPSPRDDAW, from the coding sequence GTGACCCGGGGCCGATACCGATGGGCGCTGGCGGTGGTGGCCATCAGCGCGTTCATGATCACCATGGACAACACGGTGGTCGCCAACGCGCTGCCCACCATGATCCGCGATCTCGGCATGTCGAACGCGGCCAAGGACTGGGTGGCCACCGGCTACATCCTCATGTTCTCCTGCCTGATGATCGCGGGCGGGCGGCTGACCGACGTCTACGGCTGCCGCGTCACCTTCACCTCGGGCATGGCCGTGTTCACCGGCGCGTCCGCGGTGTGCGGGATGGCGCCCGACGAGGCGGTGCTGATCCTCGGCCGGATCGTGCAGGGCGCCGGGGCCGCGCTGGCGCTGCCGGCCACCCTGGTCATGGTCACCGTGGGCCGTACCGACAAGCAGCGCTCGCTCGGCACGATCGTCTGGGTGGGCGCCGCCTCCGGAGCCACCGCGCTCGGCCCGACGATCGGCGGGATCATCGTCTCGCACTGGCCCTGGGGCTGGATCTTCCTGATCAACATCCCGGCCGGGATCCTGGTGATCCTGCTCGGCCTGGTCGTGCTCACCTCCAAGAGCGGGAACACCGCGGCCCGGGTGGACCTGCCGGGCGTGCTGATCTCCGCCACCATGCTGTTCGCGCTGGCCTACGGCATGGAGGCCGGGCGCCGCCACGGCTGGCTGGACCCCTCGGTGCTCAGCGTGTTCGCGCTCGCGGCGATCGCGCTGCTGTGCTTCGTGATGGTCGAGAGCTGGGCGCCCGAGCCGATGATGAACCTGCGGTTCTTCCGCAACCGGGTGTTCGTCGGCGGGCTGCTGTCGCAGATGCTGTGGGGCATCGGCTTCAACGGGATGGTCTTCTACTCGGCGACGTTCCTCCAGCGCTACCTCGGCTTCACGCCGCCCGAGGCGGGCCTGGTCATGCTGCCCTCGGCGGTCGCGGTCATGCTGGCGACACCGCTGTCGTTCTGGGTGGCGGCACGGGCCGGGCCCCGGGTGACCGTCGGCGGCGGGATGGCGGCGATGGCGTTCGGCATGGTGCTGTTCTCCATGCTGCGGCGCGACGACGGCTTCGCCGACCTCATGCCGGGCGTCCTCATCGTCGGTCTCGGCGCGGCGATGTGCATGCCCCTGGCGATGTACGTGCTCAAGTCGGTGCCCGAGGACCAGGCCGGGGTCGCCAGCGGGATCCTGAACGTGATCCGCGAGGTGTCCGGGGCGTTCGGGATCGCCATCGTGGGCCTGCTGATCCACGAGGTGCCGCCGGAGGGCGCGGACGCGGCGACCCTGGAGACGTTCCGTTCCGGCACCGCCGCCGGGCTGGTCATCGGCGCCTCGCTGGTGCTGGTGGGCGGCCTGATCAGCGCGATGACGCTGCCCAGCAGGCGGGGGTGGTTCGGCCCCAAGCACGGCCGGCAGGGCCGCCGCCGGCCCGCCGCCACGCCCCGTCCGGCCACAGCCGTCCCCGCCCCCGCCGTGCCCACCGTCCCCGCCCCCGCCGTGCCCGCCGTGCCCGCCGTGCCCGCCGTGCCAGCGACGTCCGCGTCCGGGACGGGCTCGTCCGCGCCTTGGCCGGTTGCCGTTCCCGTACCGGCGGGGGCGGCCGTCGCGGGCGAGGCCGCGGGCGACACCGGAGGCGACGGGGAGCCGTTCCTGGCCGCGCCGCATCCGGAACCGCCCGGCCCCCGCGCCACCCCCTGGGACGGCCTGGCCATCACGACCACCGGACTCGTCTACACGGGCCCGCCGCGCTACCCGTCGCAGCCCTCCCCGAGGGACACCCGGCCCGAGCCGATCAACGGCCCCGCCCCGGTCGCCGAGCCCGGCGGCGGGGACGGCGCCAACGGGAACGGCGGCCCGGCACGGCGGTTCCCGCCGCCGCCCCAGGGCTGGTACCAGCCGTACGTACCGGACGAACCGGCGCCGGGGCAGCCCGGACCCGCGCCGCCCTCGCCCCGCGACGACGCCTGGTGA